The Deltaproteobacteria bacterium nucleotide sequence AAGAGCTTCCGCAAACTGAACGCACCACAGCTTGTCGGAAAAGTAGCGCGCGGGACGAAGTATGACAATGGCAAAGAGATGAGGGTCGCCGCCTAGTATCTTTTTACACACCTATTGACAACGGCTCCGTTATCCTCTCCGGTGTCATTGTGGCGATACTGCTTGATTGGCTCATGGGGCGCGAGCTGCTCCAACCAGACGCCGTAATCATGGTGCAATCCCGCTTCATCGTCGTTGATGAACACCGACGCCGTGATGTGCATGGCGTTAACCAACGCCATTCCCTCCTTCACGCCACTCTCGCTCAGGCAATCAGTGACCTGCGGCGTGATATTAACGAACGCCAGCCGCGTCGGCGTATTGAACCAAAGTTCCTTGCGATAACTCTTCATAACGACCTCATCGTTTGATCTCTCAGCGCCAAATTTATACACATAAGTAAATCTAGCATACGAACCGAGCGACCTTGAACTTTTGAACTTTGAACCTTGAACGGCTTCGCCTGGAGGATTAATGGATAACAAAGTCAGATTCATCGACACCACCGTGCGCGACGGCAACCAGAGCCTGTGGGCGCTGAACATGAAGATCGGTTCCATGCTGCCGGCGCTGCCGCACATGGATCAAGCCGGCTTTGAGTCGATGGAATTTTTTCTTAGCGTGGTCTTTAAGAAATACGTGCGCGAGCACAAAGAAAATCCCTGGTATTGGGTCAAGGAGGGCACCCAGCGCATCAAGAAAACCCGCCTGCGCTACCACGGCGGCATGCACAGCGCGTTCGAGAAAACGCCCCACGTATTGCTCAAACTGCTGATCGAGCGACTGATCTCCTATGGCTTGACCTTAACGCGCACATCGAATTGCTGGAACGACTACGATGACTTTGGCAAAGAGATCGCCGAGCTGAAGGAGATCGGCATGGATACGGTGGCGAACTTGATCTATTCAGTCTCACCGCGCCATACCGATGAATACTATGCCCGCAAAGCCCAAGAGGCCGCCGCGACCAACCCGTGGCGTATCTGCTTCAAAGACGTCGGCGGACTCCTTACCCCCGATCGGGCGCGCACGCTGATTCCTGTGGTCTTGAAAGCCGCCGGCGCCATCCCGGTGGAATTTCACGCCCACTGCAACAGCGGCCAGGCACCCTTAAATTATCTCGAAGGCGTCAAGCTTGGCATGCGCATTTTGCACACGGCGATTCCGCCGCTGGCCAACGGCTCGTCACAGCCCTCGGTCTTCAACATTGTCAGCAACCTGAAAGCATTGGGTTACGATCCGCAGGTTGATCTAAAACCATTAGAACCGGTGGTGAAACATTTCACCGCGGTGGCGAAACAAGACGGCCTGCCCATCGGCAAGCCGGCCGAATACGACGAAGGCATGTATCAGCATCAGGTGCCCGGCGGCATGATCTCCAACATGCGCCATCAACTAAAAATCGTTGGCAAAGAACACCTGATGGCGGCGGCGCTGGAAGAAGCCGGCCATGTGCGGAAAGACTTCGGCTACCCGATCATGGTGACACCGTTGTCTCAGTTCGTCGGCACCCAAGCGGCAATCAACGTCATCGTCGGCGAGCGCTACAAAGAAGTGCCGGATCAAAACATTCAGTACGCGCTCGGCATCTGGGGCAAAGAGGCCATCGAAGTCATGGATCCCAACGTGCGCGATAAGATCTTGAATCGCCCGCGCGCCAAAGATTGGGAGAATTGGCAGCCGGAAGAGCCGACGCTGAAAGAGGTGCGGCAGAAATTCGGTGTGAACCTATCTGATGAAGATCTTATCTTGCACTACTTCGCCGGCGAAGATTACGTCAAGGCGCTCACCAACAACGGCAAGCCAAGCGACTACCTCGACGCGACCCAGCCGCTAGTAAAAATCATCGAGCAGCTCTCGAAGCGCAAATCGAATCAGGTCTACGTAAAGCGACCGGAGTTTTCGATCAGAATGGAAAAGCGCTCAGGCGCGTAGGATTCCGCGTTTAGCGTCTGACGTCTAGAGTCTAACGTTTTGGTCCAAGGGTCGACGCGAACGTGAAACGCCAAACGCTAGACCCCAAACGCAAGACGAATATTACGGATCATCCCCCTCACTCGCCGCCCCCGGGGCCAAATGGCTGACGTCGCCCCACGTCAGCAGCATCCAGTTGCCCCCTTCGCGAGCGAAGACGTTGAGGCCGGCGTTGACAAACTCAAAGCGGCGCGGCGCTTCGAGCGAGATTTCCAGCGTATGGCGAAAAAAACCGCTCACCACGCCGCCGTGAGTAACCACGACGATGGTTTCGCCATTGTGTCTTTCCGCTAGGTTGTTGAGAAAAGTCACGTTGCGCTCGACCTGTTGCACCATGCTCTCGCCGCCTGGGATGACGTAACCTGGGCCGCTCGTGCGCATCAGCCGCCGTTCTTCGGGATACTTAGCGGTAATCTCATCTGCGTTGAGTCCCTGAAAAATTCCCAAATGACGCTCGCGTAAGCGCGCGTCCTTGATGATCTCATGGCCGGTGACATTCGCGACTTCCTGCGCGGTCTGCATCGCCCGCCCGAGATCACTGCTATAGAGGGATGTGAACTTCTCTAGCCCAAGCCGCTGCCCCAACGCCTTCGCCTGCGCCAATCCTTTTTCAGTCAGCGGACTATCCAGGTGCCCCTGGCGAATGCCGCGGATATTCCACTCGGTCTGACCGTGACGGACAATGATTATTTTTGTGCGTTCCATCAAGGACCAGTTCCTAGCTGAAGGTAGTCGTAAGGTCAAACTATCCAACATCTGATACGTTTGACAATCCATGCATCCTTACGCGATCGTAGAAAATAGGCGGACAAGAAGGTTTCCCCCAATTGGCCACAGGCTTCTTTTACTCCTCGGAGCTTGTGTCGTGATAGGGATTATGTCGAAATCACCGAAACAAAAAACAGAGGGATTAAGAGTCGTCGGCCACTCCGTCATTCGCGTTGACGCCCATGCCAAAGTGACTGGCGCTGCGGAATTCTCCGGCGACCGCGTCGGCGACCAGCGATCCAGGACGCATATTATTAATTCCTTCGCTGCCCATTTTGCCGAAGTCGAGGTCGATCCCGACTCCGGCGCGGTGCGAGTGCTGCGCTACGTCGCGGCGCACGATTCCGGGCGCATCGTGCATCCCGAAGCGGCGCGCGGCCAGATCGTCGGCGGCGAGCTCCAGGGCATCGAGCCCGACCCCTGCGGTCCCTACGGCGCCAAGGCGCTGGGCGAGCCGCCGCTCGTTTTCGTCGCCGCCGCGATAGCGAATGTCGTCTATGACGCTGTCGGCGTGCGCGTCCGCGAGCTGCCAATCACCGCCGAGAAAGTCCTGCGTGGCCTGCGCGCGAATTCTTGAAAGAAAACAACATGCCAATCGCACGCAATAAGAACGTCGAAATTTACTTCGAAAGCCACGGCCAAGGCACGCCTTTTCTGTTTTTCTGCGAAACCGCCTGCGCCGGCGATATCTGGAATCATTTCCAAGTCCCGGAGTTTTCCCGCGACCATCTGGTCATCACCCACGACTACCGCGGCACCGGGAAATCAAGCCGGCCCACTATGCAGTTTTCCTCTGACGATTTAGTCGACGATGCCATCGCCATCTTGGATGAACTCAATGCTGGACCAGCGATCGTGCTCGGCCACTCATTCGGCGGGCGCCTCGCGCTGCTGATGGCACTCAAATATCCCCAGCGCGTCAAAAAAATCATCGCCGCCTCGGTGGGCGCCGGCAATTACAGCGCCCCAGGACTGCCAATCAAAATGTGCAAAGAGATGGTCCAATGGGGCTACGAAAAATATGTCCGCGAGCACACCCTCGAAGTCGGCTGGCCGCCGGAATACATCAAGCAAAATCCCGAGCGCGTTGAGCGTTTTCTCAACGTGCGCATGAACAACCTGCCATCGTTGGAGGACTATTTACGCCACGTCATCGCCCGCCAAGACTGCGATATCAGCGCGCGGCTGCATGAAATCAAACATCCAACGCTGGTCCTCGTTGGTGATCTCGATCACAGTTCCGCGTCGGGCAATTCGCAACGCGTGCAATCGGAGATCATGACCAAGGCGATCCCCGACGCCCAATACGCGGTCATTCCCAACGAGGCGCACAATTATTTCATGACCAATCCGGACGAGGCCCACCGGATCATTCGACGATTCCTAAGTTCGTAGGATGGGTTAAAGCGCAGCGCCGATACCCACCGAGGCATCATGATGGGTATCAATATGGCTCAACCCATCCTACACCGATTGACTGACCTCACTCGCGACATTCCGTGTAGGGTGCGCCATGCGCACCGTTCGACAAACCAACGGCAACCCACAGTGCGCACGGCGCTTACATAGATTCTCATTGACAGACTGTCCCCATAGTTGTAACGGAAAGGAACGCCTCGAAGCGAGAACAGATTGAATCGGAGGGCTCCATGCGACAAGTTACCTTTCCGCGGTTCTGGTTGGGTTTCCTACTCTTCCTGCTGCTGCCGGCGCCGCAGGCAAACAGCCAAAGCGAAAAAGTTCGCGTGGCGATCTCTTCCATCAGCACAAGCCAAGTCAATGTCTGGGTGCCGCTAGACGCCGGCTTCTTCAAGAAACAAGGACTCGACGTCGAGCTGGTCTACATCAGCGGTGCTCCCATCGGCGCGGCAGCGTTGATGTCCGGCGAAGTGGCCATCAGCCAGGGCGGCGTGACCGGCTCGATTACGAGCAACATGAAGGGCTCCGGCACTTACATCATCCTCGGCGGCGCCGATCGATTCCCTTATCAATTGATCGCGCACCAGAGCATCAAGCAGCTTTCGGACTTGAAGGGCAAACGCTTCGCCGTCTCACGCATCGGTTCTGCGGACCACACGGCGACGATGTTTGTCCTGCCCAAGCTCGGCATTCAGCCGGACAAGGAGCTAAACATCGTCCAGGTGGGCCCGGTGCCGGCGCGCTTCGCCGCCTTGGTGAATGGCTCAGTGCAAGGCGCGCTGCTGATTCCACCGGAGACAGTCAAGGCAAAAGAGTTAGGCTACAAAATTCTTAGCAACTTCGCGGAGATCGAAATTCACTATCAGCAGAACGGCGTCTATACGACACGCAATTTGATCAGCAAACGGCCCGACATGCTGCGCCGCTTCGCTACCGCGTACTCGGAAGGCAATCACTACATTCACACAAATTCCGAAGGCACGCAGAGAATCATGCGCAAATATTTGCAAGGCGACGAAAAAGCGATCCGTGAGGCCTATACGGAGGTCGTGCTCAAAGCGACGCCGAAAATTCCTTACCCAAGCAGACCAGGCATTCAAACGCTGATCGATTTTCTGGCCAAGTCATCGGCCGAAGCCGCCAACGCCAAACCCGACGACTTCATCGACACCCGTTTCGTCAAAGAGCTGGAAGACAGCGGATTGTATGCGAGGCTGTATCGTTAGAAGAGCGTCTAGCCTTTGGGGTTTGGGGTTTAGCGTTGCCGGAAGTCCGAAAACGCCAGACGTTAGACCCTAGACGACAAACGCCAACCGCGGCCATATCAGCGATGGCGTTATTGGCTTGGCCATTCTGCCGCGCTATGCGGGCCAGCAATCGGGCATGGACCATTACGGCTTCGAGGTCGAAGACATAGCGGAATAAGATTATCGTCGGCAGGCGGGAGCGCAAATCTCCGGAGTTTCCGCTTTCCGTTTTCCGCTTTCATAATTCTTTCAGCAACCAAGGAGTAAACCATGCGCGATCTCGGCCTTGCAAACAAAGTCGTCCTCATCACCGGCGGTGGCGGTTTTCTCGGCTCCGCTTTTGCGCAAGGATTCGCCGACCACGGCGCGCGCATCGCCATCGGCGATTTCGTAAAGGAGAAGGCGGAGAAAGTCGCAGCCGAGCTAAAATCAAACAACGGCGCCGCCATCGGCCTGGGCGCCGATGTCACTAAGGAAGATCACGTCGCAAAGATGGTCAGCGACATCGCCAGCCACTTCGGCACCATCGACATTCTCGTCAATGCTGCAGCCGTGCAGATTTATCCCGGCAAAGAGATCACTGAAATCGAATCCAACGAGTGGGATTTCGTTTTGGGCATTGGGCTAAAAGGCATTTACATGTGCTCGAAACACGTCGTGCCGGTGATGAAAAAAGCCGGTAGGGGTAGGATCGTCAACATTGCATCGATTGCCGGCCATCGCGGCCTACCGGGCGGCTCGGCCTACAGCGCCGCCAAGGGCGGCGTGGTGAACTTGACGCGGCAGATGGCCGTGGAGTTGGGCAAGTACCACATCAACGTCAATTCGGTCAGCCCGGGTTTCACCCCCAATCGCTTAACCAGCGTGAACCAATACGCCGGCAGGGCCGACGACAACAAATCCACCGTGCCCGCCGGCGTTAACCTCACCACACCGCCCCTTGGTCGCAATGGCGACGCGCTGGACTACGTCGGTCCGGTGCTATTTCTCGCTTCGTCGTGGGCTGACTATATCACCGGCGCGGATTTGCCGGTTGAGGGTGGAAGGATGGCGGCTCGTTAGAGTAGGCAGGCGACCAGCCGGTCGCCCCTACAATGAGGGATCGATCTCGTCCGTTAGTGATTCTGCTGAAAATCCCTCCGAAGTCCTTCGACAAGCTCAGGACGAACGAAATCGGAGTTGAAATCGTTCATGAAAACGTCCGTTGATGCTGAGCCCGTCGAAGCATTCTTAGGTTTTTCAGCAGGATCTTAGTTCAGCGTGTGCGGCGTGCTATCGGGGTCGTTACCGCTCGGCCCGGCATTGAGATTCAGCAGGTCGACCAGCATATGCTCGCGATCGGTGAGCTTAGGCGCTTCTAGCAGCGCTTGTTTCTCGGCTGGGTGAAATGGCAGCGACACGCTCAGCAGATTGATCAGCTCTAGATCTGAAAACTTGTCCGCTTGATCCGGCTTCACTTGCATGCCATGGGCTTTGCCAAAGTGTTCGAGCGCGGCCAACACCGCAGGCCGCTGGCACACCCAACCCTCTGCTAGGTTCGCGTCGGGATACTCCTGATACAAAGCCTTGACGCGGCGATAGCCGCGATGCAGCTTCAACTCTTGCTCAAAGCGAAAGCGATTCACGCCTTTGAGTTGCACAAACAAACGGCCGTCAGGAAATTTTTCGAATTTTTCGATATAGCCGGCGCAGCCGACTTTGTACAAATCCGGTGCTTCGCTGGAAGCGCCAGGCTGCGGGCCGCGATTGTCATCTTGCGGCGCAAACGGTTGGATCATGCCAAAGATGCGATCGCCGGCGAGAGCATCTTCCACCATCGCGCGATAGCGCGGTTCAAAGATATGGAGCGGCAAAACCGTGCCAGGCAACATAATTACGCCCGTCAGGGGAAATACTGGAAGTATGTCGGGGCAGGTCATTTGAGGGATCGTCATGCTCACGGCGTTATCCTCTGATATAGAGTTATAGGGGAAGCTACCGCGGGGCGCAAGCAGCGCACGCTGCGAAGCGTGCGCTGCTTCGCGTTTCAAGTTTCGAGTTTCGGGTTCCCAATCGGCGCCCGATGTTTCGGTCAGACTCAAATCCCATTCGACCGACAGCGTTAACGTTTAACCTGCACTCTCGCAACGTCCGCTCTTGCGTTTGCAATCTCCGCCCACGCTCATTTAGTGTGGATAAAAATCTATTCAAAGGTGTCCTGACCCTATGGCCGAATTTAAACCAGTCGACCTCTCCCACGCCAAACAATTTCTCGAAACATTTCATTGCGGCGTCCTCGCCACGCGCCGCAAAAATGGCGGCCTGCAAATGTCGCCGGTGACCTGCGGCTTGAGCGCCGACGGGCGCGCGGTCATCAGCAGCCGCGAAACCGCGTACAAAGTAAACAATCTGCGGCGCGATCCGCGCGCGGCCCTCTGTGTCTTTACGCCCAACTTTCATGGCGCAGGTTGGGTGCAAATCAGCGGCAGCGCGGAGATTATTTCGTTGCCCACTGCGCTGGACACCCTGGTCTACCTGCAGCGCCAAGCCTATGGCGAGCACAAGAGCTGGCTGGATTTTCACGAGCGGATGGCGCGTGAGAAGCGCGTGATTATCCGCATCCACATCGAAAG carries:
- a CDS encoding biotin carboxyl carrier protein, which encodes MDNKVRFIDTTVRDGNQSLWALNMKIGSMLPALPHMDQAGFESMEFFLSVVFKKYVREHKENPWYWVKEGTQRIKKTRLRYHGGMHSAFEKTPHVLLKLLIERLISYGLTLTRTSNCWNDYDDFGKEIAELKEIGMDTVANLIYSVSPRHTDEYYARKAQEAAATNPWRICFKDVGGLLTPDRARTLIPVVLKAAGAIPVEFHAHCNSGQAPLNYLEGVKLGMRILHTAIPPLANGSSQPSVFNIVSNLKALGYDPQVDLKPLEPVVKHFTAVAKQDGLPIGKPAEYDEGMYQHQVPGGMISNMRHQLKIVGKEHLMAAALEEAGHVRKDFGYPIMVTPLSQFVGTQAAINVIVGERYKEVPDQNIQYALGIWGKEAIEVMDPNVRDKILNRPRAKDWENWQPEEPTLKEVRQKFGVNLSDEDLILHYFAGEDYVKALTNNGKPSDYLDATQPLVKIIEQLSKRKSNQVYVKRPEFSIRMEKRSGA
- a CDS encoding histidine phosphatase family protein codes for the protein MERTKIIIVRHGQTEWNIRGIRQGHLDSPLTEKGLAQAKALGQRLGLEKFTSLYSSDLGRAMQTAQEVANVTGHEIIKDARLRERHLGIFQGLNADEITAKYPEERRLMRTSGPGYVIPGGESMVQQVERNVTFLNNLAERHNGETIVVVTHGGVVSGFFRHTLEISLEAPRRFEFVNAGLNVFAREGGNWMLLTWGDVSHLAPGAASEGDDP
- a CDS encoding alpha/beta hydrolase encodes the protein MPIARNKNVEIYFESHGQGTPFLFFCETACAGDIWNHFQVPEFSRDHLVITHDYRGTGKSSRPTMQFSSDDLVDDAIAILDELNAGPAIVLGHSFGGRLALLMALKYPQRVKKIIAASVGAGNYSAPGLPIKMCKEMVQWGYEKYVREHTLEVGWPPEYIKQNPERVERFLNVRMNNLPSLEDYLRHVIARQDCDISARLHEIKHPTLVLVGDLDHSSASGNSQRVQSEIMTKAIPDAQYAVIPNEAHNYFMTNPDEAHRIIRRFLSS
- a CDS encoding ABC transporter substrate-binding protein codes for the protein MRQVTFPRFWLGFLLFLLLPAPQANSQSEKVRVAISSISTSQVNVWVPLDAGFFKKQGLDVELVYISGAPIGAAALMSGEVAISQGGVTGSITSNMKGSGTYIILGGADRFPYQLIAHQSIKQLSDLKGKRFAVSRIGSADHTATMFVLPKLGIQPDKELNIVQVGPVPARFAALVNGSVQGALLIPPETVKAKELGYKILSNFAEIEIHYQQNGVYTTRNLISKRPDMLRRFATAYSEGNHYIHTNSEGTQRIMRKYLQGDEKAIREAYTEVVLKATPKIPYPSRPGIQTLIDFLAKSSAEAANAKPDDFIDTRFVKELEDSGLYARLYR
- a CDS encoding SDR family oxidoreductase yields the protein MRDLGLANKVVLITGGGGFLGSAFAQGFADHGARIAIGDFVKEKAEKVAAELKSNNGAAIGLGADVTKEDHVAKMVSDIASHFGTIDILVNAAAVQIYPGKEITEIESNEWDFVLGIGLKGIYMCSKHVVPVMKKAGRGRIVNIASIAGHRGLPGGSAYSAAKGGVVNLTRQMAVELGKYHINVNSVSPGFTPNRLTSVNQYAGRADDNKSTVPAGVNLTTPPLGRNGDALDYVGPVLFLASSWADYITGADLPVEGGRMAAR
- a CDS encoding PPOX class F420-dependent oxidoreductase, translated to MAEFKPVDLSHAKQFLETFHCGVLATRRKNGGLQMSPVTCGLSADGRAVISSRETAYKVNNLRRDPRAALCVFTPNFHGAGWVQISGSAEIISLPTALDTLVYLQRQAYGEHKSWLDFHERMAREKRVIIRIHIESAGPTVRG